A section of the Burkholderia mallei ATCC 23344 genome encodes:
- a CDS encoding IS3-like element IS407 family transposase (programmed frameshift), producing the protein MKKRFTEQQIIGFLKEAEAGMPVKELCRKHGFSDASFYTWRAKFGGMEVSEARRLKGLEVENARLKKLLAEAMLDMEALKVVVKGKPLSPQAKREAVLAIREKVNISERRACRLVGLSRSVLHYDAKPDHENEVLAARLVKLAHERRRFGYRRLHALVEREGTHANHKRIYRLYREAGLAVRRRRKRHGVMIEREQLALPGAPNEVWSIDFVMDALSNGRRVKCLTVVDDFTKEAVDIVVDHGISGLYVARALDRAARFRGYPKAVRTDQGPEFTSRALDQWAYANGVTLKLIQAGKPTQNAYIESFNGKFRDECLNEHWFTTLAHARAVIAAWRQDYNEQRPHSALNYLAPSEFAAKHRATADAPAAFQELV; encoded by the exons ATGAAGAAGCGCTTTACGGAACAGCAAATCATCGGGTTTCTGAAGGAAGCCGAGGCCGGTATGCCGGTCAAGGAACTGTGCAGGAAGCATGGGTTCAGTGACGCGTCGTTCTACACCTGGCGCGCGAAGTTCGGCGGCATGGAAGTCTCGGAAGCCCGCCGGCTCAAGGGCCTCGAGGTGGAGAATGCCCGACTGAAGAAACTGCTGGCCGAAGCAATGCTCGATATGGAAGCGTTGAAGGTTGTCGTCAAGGGAAAGC CCCTGAGCCCGCAAGCCAAACGCGAAGCAGTGTTGGCGATTCGGGAGAAGGTCAACATCTCCGAGCGCCGCGCCTGCCGGCTTGTCGGGCTTTCTCGCAGCGTGCTGCATTACGACGCGAAGCCGGACCACGAGAATGAGGTGCTCGCGGCGCGTCTGGTGAAGTTGGCGCACGAACGTCGTCGATTCGGCTACCGCCGACTGCACGCCCTGGTGGAACGCGAAGGCACGCACGCCAATCACAAGCGCATCTATCGCCTGTACCGTGAGGCAGGGCTGGCTGTGCGGCGCCGTCGCAAGCGCCACGGCGTCATGATTGAGCGTGAGCAACTGGCATTGCCGGGCGCACCCAACGAGGTATGGTCAATCGATTTCGTGATGGATGCGCTTTCCAACGGCCGGCGCGTGAAGTGCCTGACCGTCGTCGACGATTTCACGAAAGAGGCTGTCGACATCGTCGTCGACCATGGCATCTCAGGTTTGTATGTCGCTCGGGCATTGGACCGTGCAGCTCGCTTCCGTGGCTATCCCAAGGCGGTGCGAACAGACCAGGGACCCGAATTTACGAGCCGCGCGCTTGACCAGTGGGCGTATGCGAACGGCGTCACGCTGAAGTTGATTCAGGCGGGCAAGCCCACGCAGAATGCGTACATCGAATCGTTCAACGGCAAGTTCCGCGACGAATGCCTTAACGAGCACTGGTTCACGACGCTCGCGCACGCTCGGGCAGTCATCGCGGCATGGCGTCAGGACTACAACGAGCAAAGGCCGCACAGCGCACTGAACTACCTTGCGCCGTCAGAGTTTGCGGCGAAACATCGGGCAACCGCGGACGCTCCTGCCGCTTTCCAGGAGTTGGTTTAA
- a CDS encoding lipoprotein: MNHRIARPARRWAAWATLGAAAFSTLLSGCNSLYSEGATAGAGIAGAAIASKVTSNAAVATGIGLGAVAGARAGVQYTQRVAHRYSQAQIAAAAGPLEVGGVAPWSTHHSFPIEDDEHGRGDLPPTNRASRSLVKFVFGEEDEHEEALYGTANHRVSEGSRGRYAGQGTVQEAWVQ, translated from the coding sequence ATGAACCATCGCATCGCACGGCCGGCGCGCCGTTGGGCCGCATGGGCCACACTCGGCGCCGCCGCCTTCTCGACGCTGCTGTCCGGCTGCAATTCGCTCTATAGCGAAGGCGCGACGGCCGGCGCGGGTATCGCCGGCGCGGCCATCGCGTCGAAAGTCACCAGCAACGCCGCTGTCGCGACCGGCATCGGCCTGGGCGCCGTCGCCGGCGCGCGCGCGGGCGTCCAGTACACGCAGCGCGTCGCGCATCGCTATTCGCAGGCGCAGATCGCCGCCGCGGCGGGGCCGCTCGAGGTCGGCGGCGTCGCCCCCTGGTCGACGCATCACTCGTTCCCGATCGAGGACGACGAGCACGGCCGCGGTGACCTGCCCCCTACAAACAGGGCCAGCCGGAGTCTAGTAAAGTTCGTTTTCGGAGAAGAAGACGAACATGAAGAAGCGCTTTACGGAACAGCAAATCATCGGGTTTCTGAAGGAAGCCGAGGCCGGTATGCCGGTCAAGGAACTGTGCAGGAAGCATGGGTTCAGTGA
- the otsA gene encoding alpha,alpha-trehalose-phosphate synthase (UDP-forming) gives MSRLIVVSNRVAAGQDARPTAGGLAVGVLDALKETGGVWFGWNGEIAGAPEEPVIERDGNVTYATVGLTRRDYDQYYRGFSNATLWPVFHYRGDLARFDRQEYAGYLRVNCALAKQLCALVQPDDIIWVHDYHLLPFAHCLRELGVKNPIGFFLHIPFPSPEVLRTVPPHEELMKFMCAYDVIGLQTESDKQAFVDYIERRGLGTSSEDGILHAHGRVVKVAAYPIGIYPDAIGKAAIEYGSRKAVKALRDTMRERKLVISVDRLDYSKGLVERFQAFERMLANAPGWQGRVSLVQIAPPTRSDVQTYQRIRQTLEGEAGRINGRFAQLDWTPIQYLNRKYERNLLMALFRLSQVGYVTPLRDGMNLVAKEYVASQDPNDPGVLVLSEFAGAAAELPGALLVNPFDLSQMAESLERALAMPLEERQARHAENIARLRKNDLSVWRDSFLTDLRSVATAASVTQRAGRRVANA, from the coding sequence ATGAGCAGATTGATCGTGGTATCGAATCGCGTGGCGGCCGGCCAGGATGCGCGTCCGACGGCGGGCGGGCTGGCGGTCGGCGTGCTCGACGCGTTGAAGGAGACGGGCGGCGTCTGGTTCGGCTGGAACGGCGAGATCGCCGGCGCGCCCGAGGAGCCCGTGATCGAGCGGGACGGCAACGTGACCTATGCGACCGTCGGCCTGACCCGCCGCGACTACGACCAGTACTATCGCGGCTTCTCGAATGCCACGCTGTGGCCGGTATTTCACTATCGCGGCGATCTCGCGCGCTTCGATCGCCAGGAATATGCAGGCTATCTGCGCGTGAACTGCGCGCTCGCGAAGCAGTTGTGCGCGCTCGTGCAGCCCGACGACATCATCTGGGTGCACGACTATCACCTGCTGCCGTTCGCGCACTGCCTGCGCGAGCTCGGCGTGAAGAACCCGATCGGCTTCTTCCTGCACATTCCCTTCCCGTCGCCCGAGGTGCTGCGGACCGTGCCGCCGCATGAAGAGCTGATGAAGTTCATGTGCGCGTACGACGTCATCGGCCTGCAGACCGAAAGCGACAAGCAGGCGTTCGTCGATTACATCGAGCGGCGCGGGCTCGGCACGTCGAGCGAGGACGGGATCCTGCACGCGCACGGCCGCGTCGTGAAGGTCGCCGCGTATCCGATCGGCATCTATCCGGACGCGATCGGCAAGGCGGCGATCGAATACGGCTCGCGCAAGGCGGTGAAGGCGCTGCGCGACACGATGCGCGAGCGCAAGCTCGTGATCAGCGTGGATCGCCTCGATTACTCGAAGGGCCTCGTCGAGCGCTTCCAGGCGTTCGAGCGGATGCTCGCGAATGCGCCGGGCTGGCAGGGGCGCGTGTCGCTCGTGCAGATCGCGCCGCCGACCCGCTCCGACGTGCAGACCTATCAGCGCATCCGTCAGACCCTCGAAGGCGAGGCGGGGCGCATCAACGGGCGCTTCGCGCAGCTCGACTGGACGCCGATCCAGTACCTGAACCGCAAGTACGAGCGCAATCTGCTGATGGCGCTGTTCAGGCTGTCGCAGGTGGGCTATGTGACGCCGCTGCGCGACGGGATGAACCTCGTCGCGAAGGAGTACGTCGCGTCGCAGGATCCGAACGATCCGGGCGTGCTCGTGCTCTCCGAGTTCGCGGGCGCCGCGGCCGAGCTGCCGGGCGCGCTGCTCGTGAACCCGTTCGATCTGTCGCAGATGGCCGAATCGCTCGAGCGCGCGCTCGCGATGCCGCTCGAGGAGCGGCAGGCGCGGCACGCGGAGAACATCGCGCGGCTGCGCAAGAACGATCTGTCGGTGTGGCGCGATTCGTTCCTCACGGATCTGCGCAGCGTCGCGACGGCTGCGTCCGTCACGCAGCGCGCCGGACGGCGCGTCGCGAATGCCTGA
- a CDS encoding AAA family ATPase: MPEPGVGAHAGGLDADAALARFFVITGGPGSGKSTLIDALEARGYARSHEAGRGVIQDQVAIGGHALPWRDRAAFADMMLGWEMRSHQLARRARGPVFFDRGVPDVIGYLKLSALPVPAHLVAAAERFRYRRDVFIAPPWPEIYAQDAERRQDYAEAVRTYGAMVDTYAACGYRLIELPRASVDERCRFVLDVVEAAAAV, translated from the coding sequence ATGCCTGAGCCGGGCGTCGGCGCGCACGCGGGCGGGCTCGACGCCGATGCGGCGCTCGCCCGCTTCTTCGTGATCACGGGCGGGCCCGGCTCGGGCAAGAGCACGCTGATCGACGCGCTCGAGGCGCGCGGTTACGCGCGCTCGCACGAAGCCGGGCGCGGCGTGATTCAGGATCAGGTGGCGATCGGCGGTCACGCGCTGCCGTGGCGGGACCGCGCCGCGTTCGCCGACATGATGCTCGGCTGGGAGATGCGCTCGCACCAACTCGCACGGCGCGCGCGCGGGCCGGTGTTCTTCGATCGCGGCGTGCCCGACGTGATCGGCTATCTGAAACTGTCCGCGCTGCCCGTGCCCGCGCATCTCGTCGCGGCCGCCGAGCGGTTCCGCTATCGCCGCGACGTGTTCATCGCGCCGCCGTGGCCGGAGATCTACGCGCAGGATGCCGAACGCAGGCAGGATTACGCCGAGGCCGTGCGTACCTATGGCGCGATGGTCGACACGTATGCGGCGTGCGGCTATCGGCTGATCGAACTGCCGCGCGCGAGCGTCGACGAGCGCTGCCGTTTCGTGCTCGATGTCGTCGAGGCGGCCGCGGCGGTGTGA
- a CDS encoding glycine zipper domain-containing protein translates to MSLIVAARFTTQRAAEAATQRLLDSGFVAEDVSLFFVNPRGQHAPRWSERLSRAQHAATRPLDAMQHARHGTTIGAVAGAIFGVALFSLVTPSLVVALCAAGVGAFLGGWIGGMMHKEDFTRTHVRELAHDAIHHETRASGMLVAVHVTADSQADAARALAEAGGADIERATGRWQSGRWADFDPTRAPQPFDGAQQPAQRHA, encoded by the coding sequence ATGTCATTGATCGTCGCAGCACGCTTCACGACGCAGCGCGCCGCCGAGGCCGCCACCCAGCGGCTTCTCGACAGCGGTTTCGTCGCCGAGGACGTCAGTCTGTTCTTCGTCAATCCGCGCGGCCAGCATGCGCCGCGATGGTCCGAGCGTCTGTCCCGCGCCCAGCACGCGGCCACGCGTCCCCTCGATGCGATGCAGCATGCGAGACACGGCACGACGATCGGCGCCGTCGCCGGCGCGATCTTCGGTGTGGCGCTGTTTTCGCTCGTCACGCCGTCGCTCGTGGTCGCGCTCTGCGCAGCGGGCGTCGGCGCGTTTCTCGGCGGATGGATCGGCGGGATGATGCACAAGGAAGACTTCACACGCACGCACGTGCGCGAGCTCGCGCACGATGCGATCCATCACGAGACGCGCGCGTCCGGGATGCTCGTCGCCGTGCATGTGACGGCCGATTCGCAGGCCGACGCCGCGCGCGCGCTCGCCGAAGCAGGCGGCGCCGACATCGAGCGCGCGACGGGGCGCTGGCAATCGGGCCGCTGGGCCGACTTCGATCCGACCCGCGCGCCCCAGCCGTTCGACGGCGCGCAGCAGCCGGCGCAGCGCCACGCGTGA
- a CDS encoding MFS transporter: MNADSGLPFPQRYWAIVCVALGITLAVLDGAIANVALPTIARDLRASDAASIWIVNAYQLAVTISLLPLASLGDRIGYRRVYIAGLMLFTAASLGCALSGTLPALATLRVIQGFGAAGIMSVNTALVRMIYPSSQLGRGVAINAMVVALSSAVGPTVASAVLAVAPWPWLFAINVPIGVAAVCGSLRALPANPGRSAPYDFIGAVMNACVFGLLIVSVDGLGHGGNRASVALTALVAAVIGYFFVKRQLTQPAPLLPVDLMRVPIFALSIGTSVASFTSQMLAFVALPFWLQNTLGFSQVQTGLYMTPWPLVIVVAAPLAGVLSDRYSAGALGGIGLALFASGLFALATIGAHPTPVDIMWRMALCGAGFGLFQSPNNRAILSSAPRERAGGASGMLGTARLTGQTLGAALVALIFGIAPQHGPTIALYAASSFAAVAAAVSLLRIRARRDTTAAAG, translated from the coding sequence ATGAACGCCGACTCCGGACTGCCGTTCCCGCAACGCTACTGGGCGATCGTCTGCGTCGCGCTGGGCATCACGCTCGCCGTGCTCGACGGCGCGATCGCGAACGTCGCGCTGCCGACGATCGCCCGCGATCTGCGCGCCTCCGACGCCGCGTCGATCTGGATCGTCAACGCGTACCAACTCGCCGTCACGATCTCGCTGCTGCCGCTCGCCTCGCTCGGGGACCGCATCGGCTACCGGCGCGTCTACATCGCGGGGCTCATGCTCTTCACGGCGGCGTCGCTCGGCTGCGCGCTGTCGGGCACGCTGCCCGCGCTCGCGACGCTGCGCGTGATCCAGGGCTTCGGCGCGGCCGGCATCATGAGCGTGAATACCGCGCTCGTGCGGATGATCTATCCGTCTTCGCAACTCGGGCGCGGCGTCGCGATCAACGCAATGGTCGTCGCACTGTCGTCGGCGGTCGGGCCGACCGTCGCGTCCGCGGTGCTCGCCGTCGCGCCGTGGCCGTGGCTCTTCGCGATCAACGTGCCGATCGGCGTCGCCGCCGTGTGCGGCAGCCTGCGCGCGCTGCCGGCGAATCCGGGCCGCAGCGCGCCGTACGATTTCATCGGCGCCGTGATGAACGCCTGCGTGTTCGGGCTGTTGATCGTGTCCGTCGACGGGCTCGGCCACGGCGGGAATCGCGCGAGCGTCGCGCTCACCGCGCTCGTGGCCGCCGTGATCGGCTACTTCTTCGTCAAGCGCCAGTTGACGCAGCCCGCGCCGCTGTTGCCCGTCGACCTGATGCGCGTTCCGATCTTCGCGCTGTCGATCGGCACATCGGTCGCGTCGTTCACATCGCAGATGCTCGCGTTCGTCGCGCTGCCGTTCTGGCTACAGAACACGCTCGGCTTCTCGCAGGTCCAGACGGGGCTCTACATGACGCCGTGGCCGCTCGTGATCGTCGTCGCGGCGCCGCTCGCGGGCGTGCTGTCCGACCGCTATTCGGCGGGCGCGCTGGGCGGCATCGGCCTCGCCCTGTTCGCATCCGGCCTGTTCGCGCTCGCGACGATCGGTGCGCACCCGACGCCCGTCGACATCATGTGGCGGATGGCGCTGTGCGGCGCGGGCTTCGGGCTCTTCCAGTCGCCGAACAACCGCGCGATCCTGTCGTCCGCGCCGCGCGAGCGCGCGGGCGGCGCAAGCGGGATGCTCGGCACCGCCCGGCTCACCGGACAAACGCTCGGCGCCGCGCTCGTCGCGCTGATCTTCGGCATCGCGCCGCAGCACGGGCCGACGATCGCGCTCTACGCGGCGAGCTCGTTCGCCGCCGTCGCGGCGGCCGTGAGCCTGCTGAGAATCCGCGCGCGGCGCGATACGACCGCCGCAGCGGGTTGA
- a CDS encoding YbhB/YbcL family Raf kinase inhibitor-like protein: protein MADFRLWTDEFPANGFMPKAQEYKHEGFGVDGGNRSPALHWEGVPADAKSLALTVYDPDAPTGSGFWHWAVVNIPVDTAGLPQDAGAAGSAALPAGAVQVRNDYGDEGFGGAAPPRGDKPHRYIFRLHALKVDSLPVTKETTNAVARFMIHLNEIDSATYTGLYELKELK, encoded by the coding sequence ATGGCTGATTTCCGGCTTTGGACTGACGAGTTTCCGGCCAACGGCTTCATGCCGAAGGCACAAGAGTACAAACACGAAGGCTTCGGCGTCGACGGCGGCAACCGCTCGCCCGCGCTCCATTGGGAAGGCGTGCCCGCCGATGCGAAGAGCCTCGCGCTCACCGTCTACGATCCCGATGCGCCGACGGGCAGCGGCTTCTGGCACTGGGCCGTCGTCAACATCCCGGTCGACACGGCGGGCCTGCCGCAGGACGCGGGCGCGGCGGGTAGCGCGGCGCTGCCCGCCGGCGCCGTGCAGGTGCGCAACGACTACGGCGACGAAGGCTTCGGCGGCGCCGCGCCGCCGCGCGGCGACAAGCCGCATCGCTACATCTTCCGGCTGCACGCGCTGAAGGTCGATTCGCTGCCCGTCACGAAGGAGACCACCAACGCGGTCGCCCGCTTCATGATCCATCTGAACGAAATCGATTCGGCAACCTACACCGGTCTCTACGAATTGAAGGAACTGAAGTAA
- a CDS encoding DUF5594 family protein: MSPDTARRFDTEFAPRIARAIADLLNHRAHTDVVGYGGHGHPTQVRIVAPHAEHVRGYAHPLNLALTWDTDEIERLMEADGAARFERYLAALPRKLAAWENARGVDFGSRTQADALVLLGGLDFEA; this comes from the coding sequence ATGAGCCCTGACACCGCCCGCCGATTCGATACCGAATTCGCGCCGCGCATCGCGCGCGCCATCGCCGATTTGCTGAACCATCGGGCGCACACCGACGTCGTCGGCTACGGCGGCCACGGCCATCCGACGCAGGTGCGGATCGTCGCGCCGCACGCCGAGCACGTGCGCGGCTACGCACACCCGCTGAACCTCGCGCTCACGTGGGACACCGACGAGATCGAACGCCTGATGGAAGCGGACGGCGCCGCACGCTTCGAGCGCTATCTGGCGGCGCTGCCGCGCAAGCTGGCGGCATGGGAAAACGCGCGCGGCGTCGATTTCGGCTCGCGCACGCAGGCCGACGCGCTCGTACTACTCGGCGGGCTCGATTTCGAGGCATGA
- a CDS encoding lipoprotein → MLKLVALLGAAALLAGCVAVPDDGYGYGYAQPYYPGGYAYGPGYAPVYGTVNVWGGDGWRDRDHWHGGDDRWHGGWRGGGNWRDGNDWHGGRGNGWQGGRGPAGGRNVRGGNDWPDGGGNGRGGRH, encoded by the coding sequence ATGCTGAAACTCGTCGCTTTGCTTGGAGCCGCCGCGCTCCTCGCCGGCTGCGTCGCCGTGCCGGACGACGGGTACGGCTATGGCTACGCGCAGCCGTATTATCCGGGCGGCTATGCGTATGGGCCGGGCTACGCGCCCGTGTACGGAACGGTGAACGTCTGGGGCGGCGATGGATGGCGCGACCGCGACCATTGGCACGGCGGCGACGATCGCTGGCATGGCGGCTGGCGCGGCGGCGGCAACTGGCGCGACGGCAACGATTGGCATGGCGGGCGCGGCAACGGCTGGCAAGGCGGCCGAGGGCCGGCCGGCGGCCGCAACGTCCGCGGCGGCAACGATTGGCCGGATGGTGGCGGCAACGGCCGCGGCGGACGACACTGA